In Sedimentibacter sp. MB31-C6, one genomic interval encodes:
- a CDS encoding RNA polymerase sigma factor, with the protein MERESLLIKESIDGNEKAFAIIVNNYKNYIFAIILNFIKDYGEAENVAQEVFLQIHTSLSTYNSENFKAWIGKIAANKSIDWLRKKKSKFREEADENTIDLIDNSVSNNDNPEISLVDKERKEVLKRALSNMPEIYRVAIEKYYFQDKSYKVIAKEEDVPIKTIASRLYRAKILLKEKWREENETL; encoded by the coding sequence ATGGAAAGGGAGAGCTTGTTAATAAAAGAATCGATAGATGGTAATGAAAAAGCTTTTGCGATTATAGTAAATAATTATAAGAATTATATTTTTGCTATTATATTGAACTTCATAAAGGACTATGGAGAGGCTGAAAATGTTGCTCAAGAAGTTTTTCTACAAATCCATACTTCACTTTCAACCTATAATAGTGAAAATTTTAAGGCTTGGATAGGAAAAATAGCGGCTAATAAATCAATCGATTGGTTAAGAAAAAAAAAGAGTAAATTTCGTGAAGAAGCAGATGAAAATACAATTGATTTAATAGATAATTCAGTATCTAATAATGATAATCCTGAAATATCTTTAGTTGATAAGGAAAGAAAAGAGGTGCTTAAAAGAGCCTTAAGCAATATGCCGGAAATCTATAGAGTGGCTATTGAAAAGTATTATTTTCAGGATAAATCTTATAAGGTAATTGCTAAGGAAGAAGATGTACCTATAAAGACTATAGCATCAAGACTTTATAGAGCAAAGATATTATTAAAAGAGAAATGGAGGGAAGAAAATGAAACATTATGA
- a CDS encoding ASCH domain-containing protein, with the protein MKKESVEKMWTNYLETLGEKPNNTNRTYESWYFCDNKQDADELAELVFNGTKKATASLYLYYSSENEELPKVGDLSIITNWEGEAKCIIRTSNIDIVPFKNVTEEFAATEGEGDKSLEYWKRCHKDYFSREIKELGKEFNEDILVVCEKFEVVYK; encoded by the coding sequence ATGAAAAAAGAATCAGTAGAAAAAATGTGGACAAATTATCTAGAAACATTAGGAGAAAAGCCTAATAATACAAATCGAACATATGAATCATGGTATTTTTGTGACAATAAACAGGATGCTGATGAATTGGCTGAATTAGTTTTTAACGGAACAAAGAAAGCAACAGCATCGCTATATTTGTATTATTCTTCTGAAAACGAAGAGCTTCCAAAAGTAGGTGACTTAAGCATTATCACAAATTGGGAAGGGGAAGCAAAGTGCATTATTAGAACTTCCAATATTGATATTGTTCCATTTAAGAATGTAACTGAAGAATTTGCAGCAACAGAAGGAGAAGGTGACAAATCATTAGAGTATTGGAAAAGATGCCATAAAGACTATTTCTCCAGAGAAATAAAAGAATTAGGCAAAGAATTTAATGAAGATATATTAGTTGTATGTGAAAAATTTGAAGTAGTTTATAAATAA
- a CDS encoding GNAT family N-acetyltransferase produces the protein MSKSVILREVKLKNGYNLILKKAEVEDAPKMIEYLNIIGGQSDNLLFGKNEFHLNIEQEKEYLKNLSNTPNTLMLLGLIDNRLVSTAQISASSRKRISHNSEIAISVLKDYWHIGIGTAVMEELINFAKSTATIRNVTLGVRKGNDNAIKLYEKLGFIKVGEHKDFFNIDGKFYDEILMEMYI, from the coding sequence TTGAGTAAATCAGTTATTTTAAGAGAAGTAAAATTGAAAAACGGATATAATTTGATTTTAAAAAAAGCAGAAGTTGAAGATGCACCAAAGATGATTGAATATCTAAATATTATAGGCGGTCAAAGCGATAATCTTCTTTTTGGGAAAAATGAATTTCATTTAAACATAGAACAGGAAAAGGAATATCTTAAAAATTTAAGCAACACTCCTAATACTTTGATGTTGTTGGGATTAATTGATAATAGGTTGGTTAGTACTGCGCAAATCAGTGCTTCTTCAAGAAAAAGAATATCCCATAACAGTGAAATTGCTATTTCAGTACTAAAAGACTACTGGCATATTGGAATAGGAACAGCTGTAATGGAAGAGCTAATTAATTTCGCCAAAAGTACCGCAACTATAAGAAATGTGACATTAGGTGTTAGAAAAGGCAACGATAATGCAATAAAACTATACGAAAAATTAGGCTTCATCAAAGTAGGAGAACATAAAGATTTCTTCAATATTGACGGAAAATTTTATGATGAGATACTAATGGAGATGTACATATAA
- the yedE gene encoding YedE family putative selenium transporter has protein sequence MDNKIKEIKESVPFFESKKGIILAGGIVGAIAVLLVVLGNPKNMGFCIACFERDIAGALGLHRAEIVQYIRPEIIGLILGAFIMSVAGKEFKSKGGSSPITRFFLGIAVMIGALIFLGCPLRMVLRIAGGDLNAIVGLLGFAAGIGIGIIFLNKGFSLKRNYKTSTFDGYIMPVFSLGLLVLLIAAPAFIFFSKEGPGSQYAPIYIALAAGLIVGILAQKTRLCMVGGMRDKVMFNQNYLLLGFLAIIVVAAFGNMLTSNFKLGFTEQPVAHTDGLWNFLGMALVGWGSVLLGGCPLRQLILAGEGNSDSAVTVMGMLVGAAVCHNFSLASSGNGTTPNGQIAVIICFVFLLVISVANSSMIKKNN, from the coding sequence ATGGATAATAAAATCAAAGAAATTAAAGAAAGTGTACCTTTTTTCGAAAGTAAAAAAGGTATAATACTTGCCGGTGGTATTGTTGGCGCAATAGCTGTACTGTTAGTGGTTTTGGGAAATCCCAAAAATATGGGATTTTGTATTGCCTGTTTCGAAAGAGATATTGCAGGAGCTTTAGGCCTTCACAGAGCAGAAATTGTCCAGTACATAAGACCTGAAATTATTGGACTAATATTAGGAGCATTTATAATGTCTGTAGCAGGAAAAGAATTTAAGTCGAAGGGAGGTTCATCTCCAATAACAAGATTTTTCCTTGGGATAGCAGTTATGATAGGCGCACTTATATTCTTAGGATGTCCCTTAAGAATGGTGCTTCGAATTGCCGGAGGAGATTTGAATGCAATAGTTGGTTTACTTGGCTTTGCCGCAGGAATAGGAATAGGTATTATATTTTTAAATAAAGGTTTCAGCTTAAAAAGAAATTATAAGACATCAACATTTGACGGCTATATTATGCCAGTATTTTCTTTAGGTTTATTAGTATTATTAATAGCCGCACCTGCATTTATTTTTTTCAGCAAGGAAGGACCCGGAAGTCAATATGCTCCAATATATATTGCTTTGGCAGCTGGGCTCATAGTAGGTATTTTAGCACAAAAAACTAGATTATGTATGGTTGGAGGTATGCGAGATAAGGTTATGTTCAATCAAAACTATTTATTGTTAGGTTTTCTTGCAATAATTGTTGTAGCTGCTTTTGGCAATATGTTAACTAGCAACTTCAAGTTAGGATTTACAGAACAGCCTGTAGCTCATACTGATGGTTTATGGAACTTTTTAGGAATGGCTTTAGTTGGATGGGGCTCTGTACTTTTAGGAGGATGTCCATTAAGACAATTAATTTTAGCAGGCGAAGGTAATTCTGATTCAGCTGTAACTGTTATGGGTATGTTAGTTGGTGCTGCAGTATGCCATAACTTCTCACTTGCTTCAAGCGGAAACGGAACTACACCAAATGGTCAAATAGCTGTTATTATATGTTTTGTATTCCTGCTTGTTATATCAGTTGCAAACTCAAGTATGATTAAAAAAAATAACTAA
- a CDS encoding PadR family transcriptional regulator — MKDNIQGGALTETTLLILLALFNPNHGYGIMQFIEEKTNGRVRLGPGTLYGAINTLYKKSWIIPYNEDDSRKKQYIITELGKKQVVSENRRLAEILNLVEMALGGEGDDESI, encoded by the coding sequence ATGAAAGACAATATTCAAGGAGGAGCATTAACTGAAACTACATTATTAATATTACTGGCATTATTTAATCCGAATCATGGTTATGGAATTATGCAGTTTATTGAAGAGAAAACTAATGGGAGAGTTAGACTTGGTCCAGGAACTCTTTATGGTGCGATTAATACTCTTTATAAAAAAAGTTGGATAATTCCATACAATGAAGATGATAGCAGAAAAAAACAGTATATAATAACTGAACTAGGAAAAAAGCAAGTTGTTAGCGAAAATCGACGTTTAGCAGAAATATTAAATTTAGTTGAAATGGCTTTAGGAGGAGAGGGCGACGATGAGAGTATTTAA
- a CDS encoding MATE family efflux transporter: MKLFKDKIFFKSMLAIALPIALQNLITSSVNMVDTLMISSLGQTSIAAVGLANQFFFFYILITFGINSGSSIFIAQYWGKKDIPSIRKVLGLAVSLSSLVGVIFTAVALVFPQLIMRILIDEPEVIRIGSDYLRIVSISYIPTAISFAFSVALRTTGKPKIPMKISAISFVTNTVFNYIFIFGKLGLPAMGVKGAALGTLISRFIEIGVTLYAVYSTKGVLAANIKELLSWNKDFVKRYLKTTYPVILAEAAWSLGQVMYSIAYAKLGEEATAAVQITNTIQNIFFVLVRGLANACTVMIGSKIGSGDEDEAFEYAKNFMVLSIILGLVLGTIQATTPNLTLKLFSGLDQSLYEVSRKLLIIMGMTFIIRVFNSTGIVGVLRGGGDTTFGMIIDIGSVWIVGVPLAFIGAMLLDIPVYMVYAIVSIEELIKVIVIIPRIISKKWIKNIT; this comes from the coding sequence ATGAAATTATTTAAAGACAAAATATTCTTTAAATCAATGCTCGCTATAGCATTGCCTATTGCATTACAAAATCTAATTACATCATCAGTGAATATGGTAGATACATTGATGATAAGTAGTTTAGGGCAAACTAGTATTGCTGCTGTAGGGTTGGCAAACCAGTTCTTTTTCTTTTATATTCTTATAACTTTTGGAATTAATAGCGGTTCTTCTATTTTTATCGCTCAATATTGGGGGAAAAAGGATATACCAAGTATTAGGAAGGTTTTAGGACTGGCAGTATCATTAAGCTCATTGGTGGGAGTTATATTTACTGCAGTAGCATTAGTATTTCCACAATTAATAATGAGAATACTGATTGATGAGCCAGAGGTTATAAGAATAGGTAGTGATTATTTAAGAATTGTATCAATATCATATATTCCAACTGCTATTAGCTTTGCATTTAGTGTGGCTCTAAGAACTACAGGAAAACCCAAAATACCTATGAAGATTTCTGCTATTTCCTTTGTAACAAATACAGTATTTAACTATATATTTATATTTGGAAAACTTGGATTACCTGCAATGGGTGTAAAGGGAGCAGCTTTGGGAACTCTTATATCAAGATTTATAGAAATAGGAGTAACTCTTTATGCAGTGTATTCTACAAAAGGTGTATTAGCAGCAAATATTAAAGAATTATTAAGTTGGAACAAGGATTTTGTAAAAAGATATCTAAAAACAACTTATCCTGTAATATTAGCAGAAGCAGCCTGGTCTTTAGGACAGGTAATGTATTCAATTGCCTATGCAAAACTAGGAGAGGAAGCAACAGCAGCAGTACAAATTACCAATACAATACAAAATATTTTCTTTGTTTTAGTAAGAGGGTTAGCTAATGCTTGCACAGTAATGATTGGGAGTAAAATTGGTAGTGGAGATGAGGATGAGGCATTTGAATATGCTAAAAATTTCATGGTATTATCAATAATATTAGGACTTGTCTTGGGTACAATTCAAGCTACAACTCCTAACTTAACCTTAAAACTATTTAGTGGATTAGATCAAAGTTTGTATGAGGTATCTAGAAAGCTCCTGATTATTATGGGGATGACATTTATTATTAGAGTATTTAATTCCACAGGAATAGTAGGAGTATTAAGAGGTGGAGGAGATACAACTTTTGGAATGATTATAGATATTGGTTCAGTATGGATTGTAGGAGTACCACTTGCCTTTATTGGTGCAATGTTGCTAGATATACCAGTTTATATGGTTTATGCAATAGTATCTATAGAAGAATTGATTAAAGTAATAGTAATTATACCTAGGATTATATCTAAGAAATGGATAAAAAATATTACTTAA
- a CDS encoding sulfurtransferase TusA family protein: protein MKIDTCGTSCPQPVLMTKNCLKKNPDEIEVIVDNNTSKTNVKKYLISQGYSVDIDTQEDISIVKGQK, encoded by the coding sequence ATGAAAATAGATACATGTGGAACTTCTTGTCCTCAGCCAGTTTTAATGACAAAAAATTGTTTGAAAAAAAACCCCGATGAAATAGAAGTAATTGTTGACAATAATACTTCTAAAACAAATGTTAAAAAGTATCTAATAAGTCAGGGTTACTCAGTTGATATTGATACTCAAGAAGATATTTCAATAGTGAAAGGGCAAAAATGA
- a CDS encoding flavocytochrome c, which translates to MKKGKRILSLLLVLIMLFSMIGCQSTEPTSEDPAKTEDPSEETDALYTPGTYTGKGAGINGDIEVEVIVTENEITDVKVLSHNETPGVGDLALSDIPAGIVEHQSLGIDAIAGATVSSEGILEAVANALEQAGADIEALKAVKVTTEKETLVTTEKEVDVVIIGAGGAGLSAAVSAHQNGASVIILEKMPKVGGNTIISGAAYNCADPGRQVPQGIEDTIEKHYQQTYEGGDKVGNPDLIKVLVENAYPTLEWLESLGMEFNPEVFTVLGGLWPRAHKPVMPLGTGYVSTYMNYIEDNNSDIEIMLNTEATNVIMEDGKAVGVKAEGPEGPVIVKANNGVIIAAGGFSKNIEMRNEYNKAWADLTNTLSTNHPGATGDGIKMAVEVGANLVGMEHIQLLPLGDPETGSLAGNIEQAVENRIFVNKDGNRFVDEGGRRDDMTKALFEQKDAFLWIVLDSHNYPTGDVKNNFNETIDELVEAGRAYKADTLEDLAEQIGVNADNLVAAVEDFNAHVESGEPDEFGRTLYQHKMDTPPYYAGPRMPTVHHTMGGIEINTETQVIDTSGNIIPGLYAAGEVTGGIHGTNRLGGNALADVNTFGRIAGINAANNK; encoded by the coding sequence ATGAAAAAAGGCAAAAGAATACTATCATTACTTTTAGTATTAATAATGTTATTTTCAATGATCGGATGTCAGTCAACTGAACCAACAAGTGAAGATCCGGCCAAAACTGAGGATCCGTCAGAAGAAACTGATGCATTGTACACTCCTGGTACATATACCGGAAAAGGTGCAGGAATTAATGGAGATATCGAAGTAGAAGTAATTGTAACAGAAAATGAAATAACTGATGTTAAAGTATTGTCACATAATGAAACTCCTGGTGTAGGTGATCTTGCATTATCAGATATACCGGCAGGTATTGTTGAACATCAAAGTTTAGGAATAGACGCAATAGCTGGTGCTACAGTATCAAGTGAGGGTATTCTTGAGGCAGTAGCTAATGCTCTTGAGCAAGCTGGTGCAGATATCGAAGCATTAAAAGCAGTAAAGGTTACAACAGAGAAAGAAACTCTCGTAACAACTGAAAAAGAAGTAGATGTTGTTATTATAGGAGCTGGTGGTGCTGGATTATCAGCTGCAGTTTCTGCTCACCAAAACGGAGCATCAGTAATAATATTAGAAAAGATGCCTAAAGTTGGAGGTAATACAATAATTTCAGGTGCAGCATATAACTGTGCTGATCCAGGAAGACAAGTACCTCAAGGAATCGAAGACACTATAGAAAAACATTACCAACAAACATATGAAGGCGGGGATAAAGTAGGAAACCCTGATTTAATCAAAGTTTTGGTTGAAAATGCTTATCCAACATTAGAATGGTTGGAAAGTTTAGGAATGGAATTCAACCCTGAAGTATTTACAGTTCTAGGTGGATTATGGCCAAGAGCACATAAACCAGTAATGCCTTTAGGAACGGGATACGTTTCTACATACATGAATTATATTGAAGATAATAATTCTGATATAGAAATAATGCTTAACACTGAAGCTACCAATGTTATAATGGAAGATGGCAAAGCAGTTGGTGTTAAAGCTGAAGGTCCAGAAGGTCCTGTTATTGTTAAAGCTAATAATGGTGTTATAATTGCGGCCGGTGGATTTAGCAAGAATATTGAAATGAGAAATGAATATAACAAAGCTTGGGCTGATTTAACAAATACTTTATCTACTAACCATCCAGGAGCAACAGGTGATGGAATAAAAATGGCAGTTGAAGTTGGTGCTAACCTTGTAGGTATGGAGCATATTCAGCTATTACCATTAGGTGACCCTGAAACAGGAAGCTTGGCAGGTAATATCGAACAAGCTGTTGAAAATCGTATCTTTGTAAATAAAGACGGTAACCGATTTGTTGATGAAGGTGGCCGAAGAGATGATATGACAAAAGCATTGTTTGAACAAAAAGATGCATTTTTGTGGATAGTACTTGACAGCCATAATTATCCTACAGGAGATGTTAAAAATAACTTTAATGAAACTATAGATGAGTTAGTAGAAGCTGGAAGAGCTTATAAAGCAGATACATTAGAAGATTTAGCTGAACAAATAGGAGTGAATGCAGACAATTTAGTTGCTGCTGTAGAAGATTTTAATGCCCATGTTGAAAGCGGCGAACCTGATGAATTTGGCAGAACTTTATATCAACACAAAATGGACACTCCTCCATATTATGCAGGACCAAGAATGCCAACCGTTCACCATACTATGGGTGGTATTGAAATAAATACAGAAACACAAGTTATAGATACTTCAGGAAACATTATACCAGGACTTTATGCAGCCGGTGAAGTAACAGGCGGCATCCATGGAACCAACCGTCTTGGCGGAAATGCATTAGCTGATGTTAATACTTTCGGAAGAATTGCAGGTATTAATGCAGCAAACAATAAATAA
- a CDS encoding DUF3343 domain-containing protein, producing the protein MIYTVVFYTHSGAIKYSKKMERMNIPCTLQPVPRKLSSSCGICAKITCNNINEEFYDSEVESIYKNISKTQFKLVYIDKNA; encoded by the coding sequence ATGATTTATACTGTTGTTTTTTATACTCATTCTGGTGCAATAAAATACAGTAAAAAAATGGAACGTATGAACATTCCATGTACATTGCAGCCTGTTCCAAGAAAATTAAGTTCAAGCTGCGGAATATGTGCAAAAATCACATGCAACAATATAAATGAAGAATTTTATGATTCTGAAGTAGAAAGTATTTACAAGAATATTTCTAAAACACAGTTCAAATTGGTTTATATTGATAAGAACGCTTAA
- a CDS encoding flavodoxin family protein, protein MKNLVVYYSLSGNTEVVAQEIAKLIEGDLKRIECIKEPGFVWAALSAILGIKGKIKPLDFSVEEYDNVFVGGPVWAAKSCTPINTFLDKTDFKNKNVYIFLTQSDEKTPSTVFDSMKSRIQSDGGNIVDCFFVQTQMKSVISVDTIKRPITDWIDKFKVNLFN, encoded by the coding sequence ATGAAAAATTTAGTAGTTTATTATTCTTTGAGTGGCAATACTGAGGTCGTTGCACAGGAAATAGCAAAACTTATTGAGGGAGATTTGAAAAGAATAGAATGTATAAAGGAACCAGGGTTTGTATGGGCTGCATTATCTGCTATACTTGGAATAAAGGGAAAAATTAAACCATTAGATTTTTCTGTTGAAGAGTATGACAATGTGTTTGTGGGAGGACCTGTATGGGCAGCTAAAAGTTGTACACCAATTAATACTTTTTTAGATAAAACTGACTTTAAAAATAAGAATGTATATATTTTTTTGACACAGTCTGATGAAAAAACTCCAAGTACAGTATTTGATTCTATGAAAAGCAGAATTCAAAGTGATGGAGGAAATATAGTAGATTGTTTTTTCGTTCAAACACAAATGAAAAGCGTCATTTCTGTTGATACAATCAAAAGACCTATTACCGATTGGATAGACAAATTCAAAGTTAACTTGTTTAATTAA
- a CDS encoding DUF3841 domain-containing protein, with product MNKVILWTRQDIRSLNDLENNGVIRITRKHLEEKFDVISDHIIYLYKWFVNEAEKKAPKPEEVEFPIWCSISEEYMLRPTLNEIVYVLEVDKSEIIYFDGMKWDYVLNHHYVPKNDKDAEEYAKDMEMKGFKNSYSFIDEKIAHFYPEERKRVIDSWTRVFDIDKWDIFRIQANIWEIRTEMIKDILRV from the coding sequence ATGAATAAAGTAATTCTATGGACAAGGCAAGATATCAGAAGCCTGAATGACTTGGAAAATAACGGAGTAATAAGAATAACAAGAAAACACTTAGAGGAAAAATTTGATGTTATATCTGACCATATTATTTATTTATACAAATGGTTTGTGAATGAAGCAGAAAAAAAAGCCCCAAAACCGGAAGAAGTAGAGTTTCCTATATGGTGCTCAATTAGTGAGGAATATATGCTAAGACCTACTTTAAATGAAATAGTGTATGTTTTGGAAGTTGATAAATCTGAAATTATATATTTTGATGGTATGAAATGGGATTATGTTTTAAATCATCATTATGTCCCAAAAAACGATAAGGATGCTGAGGAATATGCTAAAGACATGGAAATGAAAGGCTTTAAAAATTCCTATTCATTTATTGATGAAAAAATTGCACACTTTTATCCAGAGGAAAGAAAAAGAGTAATAGATAGTTGGACTAGAGTGTTTGATATTGATAAGTGGGATATTTTCAGAATACAGGCAAATATCTGGGAAATTCGAACTGAAATGATAAAAGACATATTGAGAGTATAA
- a CDS encoding DUF2812 domain-containing protein — translation MRVFKYFFDFVDGQEHWLNKMSQKGYRLVKCGKLIYEFEKCTPNKYEYAVELVGQMSEQKRREYQDLFKELEYKVFTKNLNLNFSIGKIRYRPWGIGSGQITTSPGSYNKELLIVETPKTEKKIQIHSDLEDKLLAYQNVINALLYAIIAMIVLIVVSFVYNKQVIVEVLWVIRVILIVFAVMWIVPLVKLTLKKSRLKGESKISER, via the coding sequence ATGAGAGTATTTAAATATTTTTTTGATTTTGTTGATGGACAAGAACATTGGCTCAATAAAATGAGCCAAAAGGGGTATCGTTTGGTTAAGTGTGGTAAACTAATCTATGAATTTGAAAAGTGCACCCCTAATAAGTATGAATATGCTGTAGAATTGGTTGGTCAAATGTCTGAACAAAAGCGTAGAGAATATCAGGATTTATTTAAAGAATTAGAATATAAGGTTTTCACAAAAAATTTGAACCTTAACTTCTCTATAGGAAAGATTAGGTATAGGCCATGGGGAATTGGAAGTGGTCAGATAACAACATCACCAGGATCATATAATAAAGAATTGTTAATTGTTGAAACACCTAAGACTGAAAAAAAAATCCAAATTCATTCTGATTTAGAAGATAAATTATTAGCGTATCAAAATGTTATAAATGCATTGTTGTATGCAATAATCGCAATGATAGTCTTAATTGTAGTTTCGTTTGTTTATAATAAGCAAGTTATTGTAGAGGTATTATGGGTTATTAGAGTTATATTAATCGTATTTGCTGTTATGTGGATTGTACCGCTTGTAAAATTGACTTTAAAGAAATCCAGGCTAAAAGGAGAAAGTAAGATATCAGAAAGATAA
- a CDS encoding VOC family protein translates to MKFLWTTILVNNMDDSLKFYEEIVGLKLVDRFQAGPQMEISFLGEGETKIELIYNENFKDINSGNRVTLGFKVESLDEMLNFIKKKDINIITGPVQPNSKIKYFIIQDPNGVKIQFAEQMTE, encoded by the coding sequence ATGAAATTTTTATGGACTACAATACTTGTGAATAATATGGATGATTCTTTGAAATTTTATGAAGAAATAGTGGGCCTTAAATTAGTTGACAGATTTCAAGCAGGGCCTCAAATGGAAATATCATTTTTAGGTGAAGGTGAAACAAAAATTGAGCTTATATACAATGAAAATTTCAAGGATATAAATTCTGGTAATCGTGTAACATTAGGCTTTAAAGTTGAATCATTGGATGAGATGCTTAACTTTATAAAGAAAAAAGATATTAATATAATTACAGGTCCAGTTCAGCCTAACTCAAAAATAAAATATTTTATAATACAGGATCCAAATGGTGTTAAAATTCAATTTGCAGAGCAAATGACTGAGTAA
- a CDS encoding DUF362 domain-containing protein: MSKLYFIKNTGSDYDKLGKDALKLLKIIVSETGHRFEKEVPIKVHFGEKGNKTFIPPKCYDATINYLKEKGVSPFYIESNVLYRGSRTTTELHLETAKIHGFTQIPIIIADGDIGTEYDEIEINKDYISKCKIGKEYRKYKQFIVMSHFKGHVEAGFGGSLKQLGMGFASRAGKMEQHSGISPVVNSEKCISCGICVKKCNYGAIQTTVTAEIDDSKCVGCAGCIAVCPQGAIKNTWGGSNFLEKLSEYAYGASKDKDIIYITFVHNITKECDCAGTHMKPIAGNIGILAGKDPVAMDTACLDLVQKSSGEKLFEKGRPSLIHAEKIGMGTMEYELVEVNNM, from the coding sequence ATGAGTAAATTATACTTTATTAAAAATACAGGATCTGATTATGATAAACTTGGAAAAGATGCTTTGAAACTATTGAAAATAATAGTATCAGAAACCGGACATAGGTTTGAAAAAGAAGTACCTATAAAGGTTCATTTTGGAGAAAAGGGAAACAAAACATTTATTCCGCCAAAATGCTATGATGCAACTATAAATTATCTGAAAGAAAAAGGAGTATCTCCGTTTTATATTGAATCCAATGTGCTATATAGAGGATCAAGGACTACAACAGAGCTTCATCTTGAAACAGCAAAAATTCATGGTTTTACGCAAATTCCAATTATAATTGCTGACGGAGATATTGGAACAGAGTATGATGAAATAGAAATAAATAAAGATTATATTAGTAAGTGTAAAATAGGCAAGGAATATAGAAAATATAAACAATTTATTGTAATGAGCCATTTTAAAGGACATGTAGAAGCAGGATTCGGTGGTTCTTTAAAGCAACTAGGTATGGGATTTGCTTCTAGAGCAGGAAAGATGGAGCAACATTCTGGTATATCACCTGTAGTTAATTCTGAAAAGTGTATCTCTTGCGGCATTTGTGTGAAAAAATGCAACTATGGTGCTATCCAAACAACAGTTACTGCAGAAATAGATGATAGTAAATGTGTTGGTTGTGCAGGGTGTATTGCTGTTTGTCCTCAAGGCGCAATTAAAAATACCTGGGGAGGATCAAATTTTCTTGAGAAACTTTCTGAGTATGCCTATGGGGCATCAAAAGACAAAGATATTATATATATCACATTTGTTCATAATATTACCAAGGAGTGTGACTGTGCTGGAACACATATGAAACCAATTGCAGGCAATATCGGTATTCTTGCGGGAAAGGATCCTGTTGCAATGGATACTGCATGCCTCGATTTAGTTCAGAAAAGTAGCGGAGAAAAACTTTTTGAAAAAGGTAGACCGTCCCTTATACACGCAGAAAAAATAGGAATGGGAACAATGGAGTATGAGCTTGTTGAAGTGAATAATATGTAA